Within the Mesotoga infera genome, the region ATATTCTCTTGTAGGGGGTGTAGTGTGTCTTTGACCTGGAAATCACTGGCTCCAGTATCAGTCCTTCGTACGGCTGAAGCTCAGTAGATATTGTTCCGAAGGATGCTTTTAAGATCTTCCCTGTAACCATATCCTTCATCTCTGTACCATTCATCAGAAACCCTTCCTGCAGAAAGATTCTTGATCTGACTATGTTTCCAGTGGGGTTAACAACACAGACAACTAAATCGTCGATTGTCCCGGTAATTCTTTTGAAAGAGACGAGGGATCCATCAGAAGAGATCAGAGGTTTGAAATCACCGGATCGCAATGACAGTTTTCTCTGGCGAATCGAAATGAGTTTCCTGTATAGCTCCAAAGTTTTCCTTTCGATGTGGATATTTCCCCATTTCATTGGAGCTCTGTTTTCAGGATCGTTCCCGCCCTCCATTCCAATCTCCTCTCCATAGTATATCAAAGGTATTCCTGGGAGACAGTACTGGAGAGTAAGAGCGGCGCTTATTCTCTCGAACGATCCAAGTTCATTTCTTAGTCTGGGCACATCATGTGATGAGAGAACGATCCATGACCTGGACAGGAACTCGATTCCTGCATCTACTATGGCGTCGTTGATAATTTGAAGGGCATCTCTTCCCGAAATATAGCCATTAAATGCTTCCCAAATTACTAATCGAAAGTAATAGTTCATCAATCCGTCAAGTCCTGATCTTTCAGGCCAGTCTCCTGGATAATTCCAGATCTCTCCAATTACGCTTGAATCTGGTCTTGCGCTTTTGGCTGAATGAACCAAGGCTTTAAGAATCCTGGGGCCCAAGTCATATGCAACATCAAGTCTCCAGCCATCTATTCCCAGCTTCAACCAATAACTTACTACTGAATCCTCTCCGTCATATATGATTTGAGCTAGTTCCCGATCTTCAAGGTTTAATTCGATCAGGTTGTCAGAGTCCATCCAGCCTCTAAAACCTTTCTCTCCATTGAAGAAATAGCTCTTGTACTTGTCATTTCCCTGTTCTGCACCGGGCTGTTCGAATATTCTAAGGCCGTTGAACCATCTTCCGGAAGTCCCGACATGGTTAAACACTCCGTCGAGAATTACCCTAATGCCCTTCCTATGTGCTTCATCCAGCAGAAATTTGAATTCTTCTTCAGTTCCTAAGTCACTGTCGATCGTGAAATAGTCGATGGTATCATACTTATGATTTGTGTGCGCCCAGAAGATCGGGTTAAGATAGATTGTGTTTGCTCCAAGCTCTTTTATGTAATCAAGTTTTTCAATTACTCCAATCAAATCGCCACCCCAATAATCGTACTGGTGGCTGCCATCAGTCGATGGGAAAGGTTTCTCATCCCATCTTTTAACCTTTTGCCTTGGAAGAGAGTAATGACCATCCTGCCTCTTCTGAAAGACAGTCTTCCCTTTTCCGATATTGAATCTGTCTGGAAATATCTGGTAGACAATCGCATCTTTCTGCCAGTCTCTCATCTCTTCTCCTCGAGCAGTTCATTGGCATAGGCAAGATATACCATTCCCAAAAAGATGTTGTCTCTCACCGACCAGAGCTCTTCAGGCTTAACGTTAATCTGAGATTGTCTGAGCCAGGAGTTCAGGGTCCAGAGAGTTATCTCATAGATCTGCATGAGTCCCCTGGAATAGACGAAGGTCGCAAAAGACTCATCGATGCTTCTTTCCTCCATCAGAGCGAATGGATTAAGTGAAGATTCAACCGCCATGATGGACAGCACAATCGCGAGATCCAGCCGTGACAAATCGAGAGAACGAATCTCACCACCAACGATGATATCTACCTTCACTTCCCTAAATTCAATTAATGCGTTGTAAATCTCTTCTGAGAGCCGAGTTCTGAATGTGCCAGGTCTGTCCGAAAGCAGATTACTGGATTCTATCAGTGAATATATCTTTGCTTTCAGAGCGGGGTATTCCTTTCTTGATCTTCCCAATGAGAGGTCTGATATTGCTTTGTTGTAATCGAAAAGGGAACTCTCAGGAACATTGTGCATCTTTATTGAGTTGCTTAATTCGATTTCCGACGAGTCGTTCATATCAGCAAAGTAATTGTAGGCATCCAGAACGCGATCATCATAAAAGTATGAAGGACTTGCAAGAAGAGTTTTGTAATCAGCTCCAAGCCCGGCATTATAAAGAACGGAAAGAGCCGCGACTCTTTCAAGTCTGTTCTTCGTTCTTAGGGAAGTTAGTATCATTACGATAGCAATAATGGAGGCAAGCAGGATCATAAGAACAACCAAATCTATCTTCTTACCCTTGTCCATAATTCACCTCTCGGCAATTATAGCAGAGAAAAAGCCGGGTTGCCCCGGCTGTTCATTGCAGTCTATCTATCTTTTTTTTGTTGTTGGTTTTTCGAATTTGCAGACACCGACTGGACATTGTGGAGAATTCACGTGCGCAAGGAACTCATCCTTGAATCTATCGAGAATTGATCTGAGGGGTACGGGGACTGACTGGCCAAGACCACAGAAGGATGATTCTTCCATGGTTTCCGATATATCGTACAATTGGTTTAACATTTCGGATGTTCCTCTTCCCTTTGAAAACTCGTCAAGGATATGTACAATCACATGAGTCCCCTCTCTGCACGGAGCGCACTTCCCGCAGGATTCATGGGCGAAGAACTCCATTAGGTTTTTGGCAATATCGACAGCACAGTGCGTGTCGTCAATAGCGAGAATAACCCCAGAGCCCAGAGAGGCACCATACTTCTTGAAGGAGTCGAAATTCAGCTCAGCATTCATTTCTTCGGGCTTGATAAAGCTTCCTGCTGCCCCACCGGTCTGTACCATTTTTAGAGTTCTGCCATTGGGGGTTCCTCCACCGAATTTCTGCACA harbors:
- a CDS encoding transglycosylase, with the protein product MDKGKKIDLVVLMILLASIIAIVMILTSLRTKNRLERVAALSVLYNAGLGADYKTLLASPSYFYDDRVLDAYNYFADMNDSSEIELSNSIKMHNVPESSLFDYNKAISDLSLGRSRKEYPALKAKIYSLIESSNLLSDRPGTFRTRLSEEIYNALIEFREVKVDIIVGGEIRSLDLSRLDLAIVLSIMAVESSLNPFALMEERSIDESFATFVYSRGLMQIYEITLWTLNSWLRQSQINVKPEELWSVRDNIFLGMVYLAYANELLEEKR
- a CDS encoding glycoside hydrolase family 13 protein, translated to MRDWQKDAIVYQIFPDRFNIGKGKTVFQKRQDGHYSLPRQKVKRWDEKPFPSTDGSHQYDYWGGDLIGVIEKLDYIKELGANTIYLNPIFWAHTNHKYDTIDYFTIDSDLGTEEEFKFLLDEAHRKGIRVILDGVFNHVGTSGRWFNGLRIFEQPGAEQGNDKYKSYFFNGEKGFRGWMDSDNLIELNLEDRELAQIIYDGEDSVVSYWLKLGIDGWRLDVAYDLGPRILKALVHSAKSARPDSSVIGEIWNYPGDWPERSGLDGLMNYYFRLVIWEAFNGYISGRDALQIINDAIVDAGIEFLSRSWIVLSSHDVPRLRNELGSFERISAALTLQYCLPGIPLIYYGEEIGMEGGNDPENRAPMKWGNIHIERKTLELYRKLISIRQRKLSLRSGDFKPLISSDGSLVSFKRITGTIDDLVVCVVNPTGNIVRSRIFLQEGFLMNGTEMKDMVTGKILKASFGTISTELQPYEGLILEPVISRSKTHYTPYKRI